A genome region from Natronosalvus rutilus includes the following:
- a CDS encoding PrkA family serine protein kinase, whose translation MTSDIETLETLSSDYKASVPEDLRETRSFDWYLEACYEDPKITRNAHQRVADMFDFYGTSYDETEGVVEYRLASEDPLGDGENTFYGTVIHQSIHEFVNKVKSGARRLGPERRIKLLLGPVGSGKSHFDKQVRKYFEDYTLREEGRMYTFRWTNLGDVIHDQDPTDDTVRSPMNQDPLVLLPLEQRQTVIDDLNERLDAPYTIRNEQSLDPESEFYMDKLLAHYDDDLQQVLANHVDVVRLVADENKRQCLETFEPKDKKNQDETELTGDVNYSKIAIYGESDPRAFDYSGAFCNANRGIFSGEELLKLQREFLYDFLHATQEMTIKPKNNPRIDIDQVIVGRTNMPEYKDKKGDEKMEAFNDRTKRIDFPYVLSYEQESQIYDKMLANADVPDINVEPHTLEMAGLFGVLTRIEEPDTETVDLLSKAKAYNGEIDEGDDLDVKKLREEAARKAEIGEGMVGVSPRFIGDEIAEAIMDSKHRSRGFLSPLTVFNFFEENLEHHGSIPEENFDRYYRYLEMVREEYRERAIEDVRHALAYDVDEIQRQGEKYMDHVMAYIDDDTIEDSLTGREQEPDETFLRSVEEKLNVPEDRKNDFRQEVSNWVSRRAREGDTFNPQDNERLRRALERKLWEDKKHNINFSALVSANEFDDDERSAWIDALMEQGYSEAGAKEVLEFAGAEVAKAEIED comes from the coding sequence ATGACTAGTGACATCGAAACTCTCGAGACGCTGAGCAGCGATTACAAAGCATCCGTTCCCGAAGACCTTCGGGAGACGCGATCGTTCGACTGGTACCTCGAGGCGTGCTACGAGGACCCGAAGATTACGCGAAACGCCCACCAGCGCGTCGCTGACATGTTCGACTTCTACGGCACGTCCTACGACGAGACCGAAGGCGTCGTCGAGTACCGCCTCGCGAGCGAAGACCCGCTGGGTGACGGCGAGAACACCTTCTACGGGACCGTGATCCACCAGTCGATCCACGAGTTCGTCAACAAGGTCAAGTCCGGCGCCCGGCGACTGGGTCCGGAACGACGGATCAAACTCCTGCTCGGCCCAGTTGGCTCCGGGAAATCGCATTTCGACAAACAGGTGCGCAAGTACTTCGAGGACTACACGCTCCGCGAGGAAGGCCGCATGTACACCTTCCGCTGGACCAACCTCGGCGACGTGATCCACGATCAGGACCCAACAGACGACACGGTCCGCTCGCCGATGAACCAGGATCCGCTCGTCCTCCTGCCGCTCGAGCAGCGCCAGACGGTGATCGACGACCTGAACGAGCGACTCGACGCGCCGTACACGATCCGCAACGAGCAGAGCCTCGATCCCGAGAGCGAGTTCTACATGGACAAGTTGCTCGCTCACTACGACGACGACCTCCAGCAGGTGCTCGCGAACCACGTCGACGTCGTTCGCCTCGTCGCGGACGAGAACAAGCGCCAGTGTCTCGAGACGTTCGAGCCGAAGGACAAGAAGAACCAGGACGAAACCGAGTTGACCGGCGACGTCAACTACTCGAAGATTGCCATCTACGGAGAATCCGACCCTCGCGCGTTCGACTACTCGGGCGCGTTCTGTAACGCCAACCGCGGTATCTTCTCCGGCGAAGAGCTCCTGAAACTCCAGCGGGAGTTCCTCTACGACTTCCTGCACGCCACCCAGGAGATGACGATCAAGCCCAAGAACAACCCGCGAATTGACATCGACCAGGTGATCGTCGGCCGGACGAACATGCCCGAGTACAAGGACAAGAAGGGCGACGAGAAGATGGAGGCGTTCAACGACCGAACCAAGCGCATCGACTTCCCGTACGTCCTCTCCTACGAACAGGAGTCCCAAATCTACGACAAGATGCTCGCCAACGCCGACGTCCCCGACATCAACGTCGAGCCACACACCCTCGAGATGGCGGGGCTGTTCGGCGTCCTCACCCGGATCGAAGAGCCCGACACCGAAACGGTCGACCTGCTCTCGAAGGCGAAGGCCTACAACGGCGAGATCGACGAGGGTGACGACCTGGACGTCAAAAAGCTCCGCGAGGAGGCCGCCCGCAAGGCCGAAATCGGCGAGGGGATGGTCGGCGTCTCCCCCCGGTTCATCGGTGACGAGATTGCCGAGGCGATCATGGACTCGAAACACCGTTCGCGGGGATTCCTCTCGCCGCTGACGGTGTTCAACTTCTTCGAGGAGAACCTCGAGCACCACGGCTCGATTCCGGAGGAGAACTTCGATCGCTACTACCGCTACCTCGAGATGGTTCGCGAGGAGTATCGCGAGCGTGCCATCGAGGACGTCCGCCACGCGCTGGCCTACGACGTCGACGAGATCCAGCGCCAGGGCGAGAAGTACATGGACCACGTCATGGCCTACATCGACGACGACACCATCGAGGACTCCCTGACGGGCCGCGAGCAAGAGCCCGACGAGACGTTCCTGCGGTCGGTCGAGGAGAAACTCAACGTGCCCGAAGACCGCAAGAACGACTTCCGCCAGGAAGTGTCGAACTGGGTCTCCCGGCGCGCCCGCGAGGGTGACACGTTCAACCCCCAGGACAACGAGCGCCTGCGCCGGGCCCTCGAGCGAAAGCTCTGGGA